The following coding sequences lie in one Xanthomonas hyacinthi genomic window:
- a CDS encoding LysR family transcriptional regulator, producing MHQFNRSTEMAIFVQVVESSGLSSAARRLDMTPSAISKLINRLEARLGVRLLNRTTRKLQLTPEGSVFYDRCLRILEDIASAELEATLGAQPRGRVRVNSHVPFGKHYLMPLISVFLKRYPEIALDVVLCDQVVDLLDDRADVAIRTGPLNDSRLVMRRLGSSRMVVVAAPDYLEQEGIPQTPDDLVRYNQLGFGFTRHLKAWPFKGDHAPQLLPPSGNLLLGDGETMRKAAIAGLGLARMALFHVHKDIEAGRLVPLLEDYNPGDEEELHAVFIGPGKQVPARMRVFLDFLTEHCHLGEGRGQPSAWTS from the coding sequence ATGCACCAATTCAATCGTTCCACCGAGATGGCGATCTTTGTTCAAGTCGTCGAGTCGTCAGGGCTGTCCTCGGCGGCCAGGCGGTTGGACATGACACCTTCGGCCATCAGTAAGCTCATCAACCGATTGGAAGCCAGACTCGGCGTCCGCTTGCTCAATCGGACGACGCGCAAACTGCAACTCACGCCTGAAGGTTCGGTCTTCTACGACCGTTGTTTGCGCATCCTGGAGGACATCGCCTCGGCTGAACTCGAAGCCACGCTTGGAGCGCAACCGCGTGGTCGGGTACGGGTCAATTCACACGTCCCTTTCGGCAAGCATTACCTGATGCCGCTGATATCCGTCTTCCTCAAGCGCTACCCGGAAATTGCGCTCGACGTGGTTCTTTGCGACCAGGTCGTGGATTTGCTGGACGACCGGGCCGACGTGGCGATTCGCACGGGGCCATTGAACGACTCCCGATTGGTCATGCGTCGGTTGGGCAGCAGCCGGATGGTTGTGGTCGCCGCTCCGGACTATCTCGAACAGGAGGGTATTCCGCAGACTCCTGACGATCTCGTGCGGTACAACCAGCTCGGTTTCGGCTTCACCCGCCATCTCAAAGCCTGGCCGTTCAAGGGTGACCACGCGCCTCAACTGCTCCCTCCCTCCGGCAACCTGCTGCTGGGAGATGGTGAGACCATGCGCAAGGCCGCAATTGCTGGGCTCGGCCTGGCTCGGATGGCACTCTTCCATGTGCATAAGGATATTGAAGCCGGGCGGCTCGTTCCGCTATTAGAGGACTACAACCCCGGGGATGAGGAAGAACTACATGCCGTCTTCATCGGCCCGGGCAAGCAGGTTCCCGCTCGAATGCGGGTGTTTCTCGACTTCCTCACGGAGCACTGCCATCTCGGCGAGGGTCGTGGTCAGCCCAGCGCCTGGACGAGCTGA
- a CDS encoding MFS transporter, whose amino-acid sequence MISAYGIGTTEFVAVDILPNIARDMGIGTPMAGFVVSLYALGATIGAPVLTALTGRVPHKLLLLALMALFTIGNVIAAFSTTYALLLTARVVTAFAHGVFFAIGATIAASLVPSDRRATAIAMVFSGLTIAIATGAPIGTLVGQQWGWRATFWMVAGLGLLSFIGIATLLPRSIDVDRPGRLSDQVKVLGSGRLLIAFSMNLFGYGGTFVAFPYLAPLLEQVSGFQSSSIGQILFLYGISVAAGNVIGGRVANRNPVPMLVIMFTLQALGLLVFSFTAHSQWGTLVTLAFLGGLCFANVPGLHLYVVQLAQKYRPDGVDVSSALNIAAANLGIALAAFIGARVVDSPLGLEATPWVSALLVAVALLLTLWSGLLDRRAKSRK is encoded by the coding sequence ATGATCAGCGCCTACGGCATCGGCACCACGGAGTTCGTCGCTGTCGACATCCTGCCCAACATTGCGCGCGACATGGGTATCGGAACGCCGATGGCGGGCTTCGTGGTGAGCCTGTACGCGCTCGGTGCCACGATTGGCGCGCCAGTGCTAACCGCGCTGACGGGGCGCGTGCCACACAAGTTGCTCCTGCTGGCGCTGATGGCGTTATTCACCATTGGCAATGTGATTGCGGCGTTCAGCACGACCTACGCGTTGCTGTTAACCGCGCGGGTGGTGACCGCGTTCGCCCATGGCGTTTTCTTCGCCATAGGTGCCACCATCGCGGCAAGTCTGGTACCGAGTGACCGCAGGGCCACGGCCATCGCCATGGTGTTCTCGGGGCTCACGATCGCCATTGCGACGGGAGCGCCCATCGGTACTCTTGTCGGGCAGCAATGGGGATGGCGTGCGACATTCTGGATGGTCGCTGGATTGGGACTGCTGTCGTTCATTGGGATCGCCACGCTGTTGCCCAGGTCCATCGACGTCGACCGTCCCGGCCGCTTGTCCGACCAAGTCAAGGTCCTTGGCAGCGGACGCCTGCTGATTGCCTTTTCCATGAATCTGTTTGGTTACGGCGGCACGTTCGTGGCCTTCCCTTACCTGGCACCACTGTTGGAACAGGTCAGTGGCTTCCAGTCCAGCAGCATCGGCCAGATTCTGTTTCTCTATGGGATCTCGGTCGCCGCCGGCAACGTGATCGGTGGGCGTGTCGCCAACCGAAATCCCGTGCCGATGCTGGTCATCATGTTCACGTTGCAGGCCTTGGGGCTGCTGGTGTTCAGCTTCACGGCCCATTCCCAATGGGGAACCCTGGTGACACTGGCATTCCTTGGCGGGCTCTGCTTTGCCAATGTTCCCGGGTTGCACCTGTACGTCGTCCAGCTCGCGCAGAAATACCGCCCGGATGGTGTGGACGTGTCCTCCGCCTTGAACATCGCTGCCGCCAACCTGGGGATCGCACTCGCCGCCTTCATCGGCGCGCGCGTGGTCGATTCCCCATTGGGATTGGAGGCGACGCCATGGGTCAGCGCGCTGCTGGTGGCGGTGGCCTTGTTACTCACGCTGTGGAGCGGCCTGCTGGATCGTCGGGCAAAATCACGCAAATGA
- a CDS encoding LLM class flavin-dependent oxidoreductase: MTGENIICALKEENSSALDPIRVSGGMTVGIALPLDNDWSADGEQRRQVSNRPRGVPDLSRQEELVRQMDTSGFSAIWMRDVPIFDPHRFGDAGSVYDPFVNFGFLAAVTRNAASGTAAIVLPLRHPLLVAKAAASVDVLANGRLILGVATGDRPVEFPRIQL; encoded by the coding sequence ATGACTGGCGAAAATATAATATGTGCACTAAAAGAGGAAAACTCGTCCGCCCTGGATCCGATCCGGGTTTCTGGCGGAATGACGGTCGGCATCGCGTTGCCGCTGGACAACGACTGGTCTGCGGATGGTGAGCAGCGCCGCCAGGTCTCCAACCGCCCGCGTGGTGTGCCGGATTTGAGTCGGCAGGAGGAACTCGTGCGCCAGATGGATACGTCAGGGTTCTCTGCCATCTGGATGCGCGACGTGCCGATATTTGATCCACACCGGTTCGGCGACGCCGGCTCGGTCTACGATCCCTTCGTCAATTTTGGATTTTTGGCCGCAGTCACCCGCAACGCAGCATCAGGAACCGCTGCGATCGTGTTACCGCTGCGTCATCCCCTTCTGGTCGCCAAGGCTGCCGCATCAGTGGATGTTCTGGCCAACGGCCGCTTGATTCTTGGTGTCGCTACCGGAGATCGCCCTGTGGAGTTTCCCCGGATTCAACTCTGA
- a CDS encoding SDR family oxidoreductase: protein MSLEHIVIVGGSSGIGFATARQLLALGHKVTITGRNEQQLAVAKDRLSGDLAALVLDAADTARLPGAFARIGAFDHLVLALGSGKGAGPFASVSLAEVRQGFEEKVFPHFATAQAALPTLRKDGSITFISAVTAQAAMPGTAGIGAANAAVAALVPILAAELRPLRVNGVSPGVIDTPWWDFLTDEQKTSLFADYAAKTPAGRVGQPQDVAQAITFLIANSFIDGHVITCDGGLRLCG, encoded by the coding sequence ATGTCACTCGAACACATCGTCATTGTCGGCGGATCGTCCGGCATCGGCTTTGCTACCGCCCGCCAGCTTCTTGCGCTCGGCCACAAAGTCACGATCACAGGTCGCAACGAACAGCAATTGGCGGTGGCGAAGGATCGATTGAGCGGGGACCTTGCCGCACTCGTTCTCGATGCCGCTGACACAGCACGCCTGCCCGGCGCCTTCGCACGAATCGGTGCATTCGACCATCTCGTGCTGGCGCTTGGCAGCGGCAAGGGCGCGGGACCATTCGCATCTGTCAGCCTCGCCGAGGTGCGGCAGGGTTTCGAGGAAAAGGTCTTTCCACACTTTGCTACGGCGCAAGCTGCGCTCCCCACGCTGCGCAAGGATGGCAGCATCACCTTCATCTCGGCGGTGACGGCGCAAGCGGCCATGCCGGGGACGGCTGGGATCGGCGCTGCCAATGCCGCGGTCGCCGCACTGGTCCCCATCCTCGCGGCTGAACTGCGTCCTCTGCGGGTCAATGGCGTCTCTCCCGGCGTGATCGACACGCCCTGGTGGGATTTCCTGACGGACGAACAAAAGACTTCCCTCTTTGCGGACTACGCCGCCAAGACGCCCGCTGGGCGTGTTGGTCAGCCGCAAGATGTTGCGCAGGCCATCACTTTCCTCATCGCCAACAGCTTTATCGATGGACACGTCATCACGTGCGATGGAGGCTTGCGCTTGTGCGGCTAA
- a CDS encoding SDR family NAD(P)-dependent oxidoreductase: MIDPELFAMAEHGNNAINDEFFRRDCSMEFKEKTILITGSTDGVGRRVAQRLANSGATLLIHGRDRARADSLLTEIRNSGGSGTFYPADFSSLSEVRALAAAIQRDHGRLDVLINNAGIGVGSSGSPRQLSRDGYELRFAVNYLSGFLLTRLLLPLLQKGHPARIANVASVGQQSIDFADIMLTQGYSGARAYCQSKLAQVMFAFDLARELEGSGVAVNSLHPATYMETAMVRKDGVSPISTIDEGADAILRLAVSAETEGMRGLYFDGLRTRRANAQAYDDDARERLRSISLELVGLPTARPGTSNGA; encoded by the coding sequence ATGATAGATCCAGAACTGTTTGCCATGGCGGAGCACGGGAACAATGCCATCAACGACGAATTTTTCAGGAGGGATTGCAGCATGGAGTTTAAAGAAAAGACGATATTGATAACGGGATCGACCGATGGCGTCGGGCGCCGGGTGGCGCAACGACTGGCCAATTCCGGTGCGACCCTCTTGATCCACGGCCGCGACCGCGCGCGGGCCGACAGCCTGCTGACGGAGATACGCAATTCAGGTGGCAGCGGGACCTTCTATCCCGCCGATTTTTCTTCGCTATCCGAGGTGCGTGCACTGGCCGCGGCCATTCAACGCGACCATGGCCGGCTCGACGTGCTCATCAACAATGCCGGCATTGGTGTGGGCAGTTCCGGTTCGCCGCGACAGCTGAGTCGCGATGGCTACGAGTTGCGCTTCGCCGTGAACTATCTTTCCGGCTTCCTGCTGACCCGTCTTCTTCTGCCGCTTCTGCAAAAGGGCCATCCCGCCAGAATCGCCAACGTCGCATCGGTTGGCCAGCAGTCCATCGACTTCGCCGACATCATGCTGACCCAAGGCTATAGCGGAGCTCGCGCCTACTGCCAGAGCAAGCTCGCGCAGGTCATGTTCGCTTTTGATCTTGCCCGCGAACTGGAGGGATCAGGCGTTGCGGTGAACAGCCTGCATCCGGCGACCTACATGGAGACCGCCATGGTGCGCAAAGACGGTGTTTCACCGATCAGCACCATCGATGAAGGGGCCGATGCCATCCTCCGTCTTGCGGTGTCCGCAGAGACGGAAGGAATGCGCGGTCTCTACTTCGACGGACTCCGGACACGGCGCGCCAACGCACAAGCCTATGACGACGATGCGCGTGAGCGCCTGCGGTCGATCAGTCTGGAACTCGTCGGCTTGCCGACAGCCCGTCCAGGCACATCAAACGGCGCGTGA
- a CDS encoding helix-turn-helix transcriptional regulator: MSDLPTRLEIRRREFGAFLRSRREKLTPANVGLAEGFRRRTPGLRREEVALLAGVGTTWYSWLEQGRDVHPSVEVLSALADALKLDPAERRHLFALNNRPPPEAALTGPEQVEEPLRRMVQSLTGQPAYVLGRRWDVLAWNRAAEVLFGDYGKLQGDERNIMHLVFANAAHRRLLVDWDNLAPTSLAMFRADSARHAGDRDFERLIATLMKASAEFRDWWPRHDVLRPFSGHKRIEHLVGGRMSFEYTSLTISDQPDMKLIVYTPLDEDKTAMKLEGLLQTAVGRGKKAKG; this comes from the coding sequence ATGAGTGATCTTCCAACCCGCCTTGAAATTCGTCGCCGCGAGTTCGGAGCCTTTCTGCGTTCCCGCCGCGAAAAGCTGACGCCTGCCAATGTCGGGTTGGCTGAAGGGTTCCGCCGCCGTACCCCGGGGCTGCGGCGCGAAGAGGTTGCATTGCTCGCTGGCGTCGGGACCACCTGGTACAGCTGGCTTGAACAGGGGCGCGACGTGCATCCCTCGGTTGAAGTGCTGTCGGCGCTGGCCGATGCGCTCAAGCTCGATCCCGCCGAACGGCGCCATCTTTTCGCCCTGAATAATCGCCCCCCACCGGAGGCCGCCCTGACCGGGCCGGAACAGGTCGAAGAGCCGTTACGGCGCATGGTGCAGAGCCTGACGGGTCAACCTGCCTATGTGCTGGGCCGTCGCTGGGACGTGCTCGCCTGGAATCGCGCGGCCGAGGTGCTGTTTGGCGACTACGGAAAGCTCCAGGGCGACGAACGCAACATCATGCATCTCGTCTTTGCCAACGCCGCGCACCGCCGTTTGCTGGTCGATTGGGACAACCTCGCACCGACGTCGCTGGCCATGTTTCGCGCCGACAGTGCCCGCCATGCCGGCGATCGCGATTTCGAGCGGTTGATCGCCACGCTGATGAAAGCCAGCGCCGAGTTTCGGGACTGGTGGCCCCGGCACGACGTGCTGCGTCCTTTCAGCGGACACAAGCGTATCGAGCATCTCGTGGGCGGTCGCATGTCATTCGAATACACCAGCCTGACCATTTCCGATCAGCCAGACATGAAACTGATCGTGTACACGCCACTCGATGAGGATAAGACGGCCATGAAACTGGAAGGCTTGCTTCAGACAGCAGTCGGGCGAGGGAAAAAAGCGAAGGGTTGA
- a CDS encoding DUF3363 domain-containing protein, producing the protein MAGICRRGVMLTGGRYAMRDDGKEFSLVRWRPVIAQQLGQRLAATVRSGGMSWEIGRQRGHSIG; encoded by the coding sequence GTGGCCGGCATCTGCCGGCGCGGCGTCATGCTCACCGGCGGGCGCTATGCCATGCGCGATGACGGCAAGGAATTCAGCCTGGTGCGGTGGAGGCCGGTAATCGCGCAGCAACTGGGGCAGCGGCTCGCCGCGACGGTGCGCAGTGGCGGGATGTCTTGGGAAATCGGAAGGCAGCGTGGCCATTCGATCGGCTGA
- a CDS encoding SDR family NAD(P)-dependent oxidoreductase: MTTEQTPIRSGFGATTTAADVLRGHDLSKVAALVTGGHSGLGLETTKALAGAGARVIVAARDVEMARIKASGLANVEVEQLDLADLVSVRDCAQRLVAMGRHIDILIGSAGIMACPETRVGPGWEAQFATNHLGHYALVNLLWPVLQGGARVVAVSSAGHHQSGIRWDDVQFTQAYDKWLAYGQSKTANALFAVHLDRMGRNAGVRAFSLHPGKIFTPLQRHLAQDEMVAAGWLDADGKPADPTFKTTQQGAATQVWAATSPRLEGMGGLYCEDCDIAVLDDSEPSSFVGVRSHAVDLRQAAQLWALSARLTGIDAFVGK; this comes from the coding sequence ATGACCACTGAACAGACTCCCATTCGCTCCGGCTTCGGCGCCACCACCACGGCGGCAGACGTGCTCAGGGGACACGACCTCTCCAAGGTCGCCGCCCTTGTCACCGGTGGCCATTCAGGGCTGGGTCTGGAAACGACAAAGGCATTGGCGGGCGCTGGCGCGCGTGTCATCGTCGCGGCACGGGATGTCGAGATGGCGCGCATCAAGGCCAGCGGCCTGGCCAATGTCGAGGTCGAACAGCTGGATCTTGCCGATCTGGTCAGTGTGCGCGACTGCGCCCAACGCCTGGTGGCCATGGGCAGGCACATCGATATTCTGATCGGCAGCGCCGGCATCATGGCTTGCCCGGAAACCCGTGTGGGTCCGGGTTGGGAAGCACAGTTCGCCACCAACCACCTTGGCCACTATGCACTCGTGAACCTGCTCTGGCCTGTGCTTCAGGGCGGTGCCAGGGTGGTGGCCGTTTCGTCGGCAGGCCATCACCAGTCGGGCATCCGCTGGGACGACGTGCAATTCACCCAGGCCTACGACAAGTGGCTGGCCTACGGGCAGTCGAAGACGGCCAATGCACTGTTCGCCGTTCACCTGGATCGGATGGGACGCAATGCGGGCGTGCGTGCCTTCTCACTTCACCCCGGCAAGATCTTCACGCCCCTCCAGCGCCATCTTGCCCAGGATGAAATGGTTGCGGCTGGTTGGCTCGACGCCGATGGAAAGCCTGCCGATCCCACATTCAAGACCACTCAGCAGGGGGCCGCAACGCAGGTGTGGGCCGCCACTTCCCCACGATTGGAAGGCATGGGCGGACTGTATTGCGAGGATTGCGACATTGCCGTCCTGGATGACAGCGAGCCGTCGTCGTTTGTTGGCGTGCGGTCCCACGCCGTTGATCTGCGGCAGGCGGCACAGCTCTGGGCGCTGTCGGCCAGGCTCACCGGCATCGATGCTTTTGTGGGGAAGTAA
- a CDS encoding SDR family oxidoreductase, which yields MDPLSEVLSLLNTQSSFFAGLKAGGAWAIDFPPPDGIKFNAIVEGNCWLTVEGVEQPIQLQAGDCFLLSHRLAFSLGSDLASPAVAAETVYRDAINGIAHHGSADAFLLIGGRFAFGEEAALLFDGLPPIAVVRNGSGQASVLHWALQQLAHELAHPCPGSALVVQHLGHIMLVQVLRLYLAQEESSSTPSWLLALSDPRIGAVVQAIHAAPARRWTLEDLAEIANVSRSTLALRFKRKAGLAPLEYVLHWRMQLATRALRSSHATVSSIAQKLGYDSDSAFSSAFKRIMKCAPHRANTGKCTLPSARSSRCRGRSRSRARPALAQIADRTTTRRLFPGPAPSAAHATSSGAYDGARMAARFPSHLWRSGRCDDADPAHAGGVHGRRARIRTGQDSRYENAGFVVDSRGPLRFDWIDFMDNPSRFAWLISDVLLPRLTFQSIHRRRFSMAEHSIKGKVVLIAGGAKNLGGLIARDLAQQGAKAVAIHYNSASSKADAEATVAAVKAAGAQAVAIQADLTTAGAVEKLFADAIAALGKPDIAINTVGKVLKKPMAEISEAEYDEMTAVNSKTAFFFLKEAGKTLNDNGRICTVVTSLLGAFTPFYAAYAGTKAPVEHYTRAASKEFGARGISVTAVGPGPMDTPFFYPAEGADAVAYHKTAAALSPFSKTGLTDIEDVVPFIRHLVSDGWWITGQTILINGGYTTK from the coding sequence ATGGACCCACTTTCCGAGGTCCTCTCCCTGCTGAACACCCAAAGCTCCTTCTTCGCAGGGTTGAAGGCGGGCGGCGCATGGGCCATCGACTTCCCGCCGCCGGACGGCATCAAGTTCAATGCCATCGTCGAGGGCAATTGCTGGTTGACCGTTGAAGGCGTGGAACAACCGATTCAGCTCCAGGCAGGCGACTGCTTCTTGCTGTCGCACAGACTGGCCTTTTCGTTGGGCAGCGACCTTGCGTCGCCTGCTGTGGCGGCCGAGACGGTCTATCGCGATGCGATCAATGGCATCGCCCACCACGGCAGCGCCGATGCGTTCTTGCTGATCGGTGGCCGCTTTGCCTTCGGCGAGGAAGCCGCTCTTCTGTTCGATGGATTGCCTCCCATCGCGGTCGTCAGGAACGGTTCGGGTCAAGCATCCGTGCTGCACTGGGCCTTGCAGCAGCTGGCACACGAACTCGCTCATCCGTGCCCAGGCAGTGCGCTGGTGGTCCAGCATCTTGGCCACATCATGCTGGTTCAGGTCTTGCGGCTTTACCTGGCTCAGGAAGAAAGCAGCAGCACGCCGAGCTGGCTTCTCGCCCTGTCCGACCCGCGCATCGGTGCCGTCGTCCAGGCCATCCATGCTGCCCCGGCGCGGCGCTGGACGCTTGAAGACCTGGCCGAAATCGCGAACGTGTCCCGTTCGACGTTGGCCTTGAGGTTCAAGCGGAAGGCGGGACTCGCCCCCCTGGAGTACGTGCTGCATTGGCGGATGCAACTGGCGACGCGGGCGCTGCGAAGCAGCCACGCGACGGTTTCGTCCATCGCTCAAAAGCTGGGCTACGACTCCGACAGCGCGTTCAGCAGCGCATTCAAGCGCATCATGAAATGCGCACCGCACCGCGCGAATACCGGCAAATGTACGCTGCCATCCGCGCGCAGTAGTAGATGCCGCGGGAGGTCGCGATCGCGCGCGCGCCCAGCGCTTGCGCAGATTGCAGACCGGACAACCACACGCCGCCTGTTCCCTGGACCAGCACCGTCTGCCGCACACGCGACTTCATCCGGCGCATATGACGGCGCCCGGATGGCTGCTCGATTTCCATCGCACCTATGGCGAAGCGGTCGATGCGACGACGCTGATCCGGCACACGCTGGAGGCGTTCATGGCCGGAGAGCGAGGATTCGAACGGGACAAGACAGCAGGTACGAAAACGCTGGATTCGTCGTAGATTCACGCGGACCGCTTCGCTTCGATTGGATCGATTTTATGGATAATCCATCCAGGTTCGCCTGGCTGATCTCCGATGTATTGCTGCCTAGACTGACGTTCCAGTCAATCCACCGAAGGAGATTTTCCATGGCAGAACATTCCATCAAAGGCAAAGTCGTCCTCATCGCCGGCGGTGCCAAGAACCTCGGCGGGTTGATCGCCCGCGACCTGGCGCAGCAAGGCGCCAAGGCGGTGGCGATTCACTACAACAGCGCCAGCAGCAAGGCCGACGCTGAGGCGACCGTGGCCGCGGTCAAGGCAGCAGGGGCGCAGGCCGTGGCGATCCAGGCCGACCTGACAACGGCTGGTGCCGTCGAGAAGTTGTTCGCCGACGCCATCGCCGCGCTTGGCAAGCCGGACATCGCCATCAACACCGTGGGCAAGGTGCTCAAGAAGCCGATGGCCGAGATCAGCGAGGCCGAGTACGACGAGATGACGGCGGTCAACTCCAAGACCGCGTTCTTCTTCCTCAAGGAAGCCGGCAAAACCCTGAACGACAACGGCAGGATCTGCACGGTGGTCACGTCGCTGCTAGGGGCATTCACTCCGTTCTATGCCGCCTATGCCGGTACCAAGGCGCCGGTGGAGCACTACACCCGCGCGGCCTCCAAGGAATTCGGTGCGCGCGGTATCTCGGTGACGGCGGTCGGCCCAGGCCCGATGGACACGCCGTTCTTCTATCCGGCCGAGGGGGCCGATGCAGTGGCCTACCACAAGACGGCCGCGGCGCTTTCGCCGTTCAGCAAGACCGGCCTGACCGACATCGAGGATGTGGTGCCCTTCATTCGCCACCTGGTGAGCGACGGCTGGTGGATCACCGGCCAGACCATCCTCATCAATGGTGGATACACCACCAAATAA
- a CDS encoding DUF924 family protein has translation MDHRPDHPHQWWIHHQISPKDHRCRRRERIGARLAPAADQANCCRAGVCNQLSPARRERDEWAATPEGALALRILLDQFPRNAFRGTARVSATDPVARHRARKAESAGHMAEVDVDLRLFSCLPFPLPIRRMPSSKNRSVVLNARPGRPWLSHAERQRDIIRWFGRFPHRNVMLGHRTTDKEPAFLDNAGVAG, from the coding sequence GTGGATCACCGGCCAGACCATCCTCATCAATGGTGGATACACCACCAAATAAGCCCCAAGGACCACCGCTGCCGCCGCCGCGAGCGGATCGGCGCCCGCCTGGCGCCAGCGGCGGATCAAGCGAATTGTTGCCGGGCCGGAGTCTGCAACCAGCTTTCGCCGGCACGGCGCGAACGTGACGAATGGGCGGCCACGCCCGAGGGCGCTCTGGCGTTGCGGATTCTGCTCGACCAATTCCCGCGCAATGCCTTTCGCGGCACGGCTCGCGTGTCCGCAACGGACCCCGTGGCCCGGCACCGTGCCCGAAAGGCAGAATCGGCGGGGCATATGGCAGAGGTCGATGTCGACTTGAGGCTGTTTTCTTGCCTGCCCTTTCCTTTGCCCATTCGGAGGATGCCGTCGAGCAAAAACCGATCGGTCGTGCTGAACGCCAGACCCGGACGGCCCTGGCTCTCCCATGCCGAGAGGCAGCGGGACATCATCCGCTGGTTCGGCCGCTTCCCGCATCGCAACGTTATGCTGGGACATCGGACCACGGATAAGGAACCCGCCTTCCTCGACAACGCTGGCGTTGCCGGCTGA
- a CDS encoding LysR family transcriptional regulator: MDKLDQYRVFVQVAEMGSFIKAAHALELPRASVSAAVQQLESAMSTRLLHRTTRQVRLTADGARLLERVRLLLADAEDIDQLFHAGQRKISGRLNVDVPSRIARRLIAPALPGFLRRYPRLQLALGSTDRAIDLVHEGVDCAVRIGALHDSSLIARPLGHLALINCASPGYLQEHGVPARPDDLTRGHWSVGYASPSTGRELPWDCLVSGNERLLAVPSRVIVNNAESYIACCVSGTGLIQIPRFDVQHLLDRGELVEVMPEFRAAPMQVSLLYPHRHQRSRRLGVFVEWFEELIRVHIET; the protein is encoded by the coding sequence ATGGACAAACTCGATCAGTACCGCGTCTTCGTTCAAGTGGCCGAGATGGGCAGTTTCATCAAGGCCGCCCATGCGCTGGAGCTGCCGCGCGCATCGGTGTCCGCTGCCGTGCAGCAACTCGAATCGGCCATGAGCACGCGTCTGCTGCACCGAACCACGCGTCAGGTGCGGCTGACTGCCGATGGCGCACGGTTGCTGGAGCGGGTGCGCCTGCTTCTCGCCGATGCAGAAGATATCGATCAGCTGTTTCACGCCGGCCAGCGCAAGATTTCAGGGCGACTCAATGTGGACGTGCCCAGCCGTATCGCCCGCCGGCTGATCGCCCCCGCCCTTCCGGGGTTCTTGCGGCGCTATCCCCGCCTCCAATTGGCATTGGGGTCGACCGACCGCGCGATCGATCTGGTGCACGAAGGCGTTGACTGCGCCGTGCGGATCGGCGCACTGCACGACAGCAGCCTGATCGCTCGCCCCCTGGGCCATCTCGCGCTGATCAACTGCGCCAGCCCGGGCTACCTGCAGGAGCACGGCGTGCCCGCCAGACCGGACGACCTGACCCGGGGACACTGGTCGGTGGGATACGCCTCGCCCTCCACGGGACGGGAACTGCCCTGGGACTGCCTCGTATCGGGCAACGAACGGCTGCTGGCCGTACCCAGTCGAGTGATCGTCAACAACGCCGAAAGCTACATTGCCTGCTGCGTGTCGGGGACGGGATTGATCCAGATTCCACGCTTCGATGTCCAGCACCTGCTCGACAGAGGCGAACTGGTGGAGGTCATGCCCGAGTTCCGCGCTGCCCCCATGCAGGTGTCGCTGCTGTATCCGCATAGGCACCAGAGATCGCGTCGGCTGGGGGTGTTCGTGGAATGGTTCGAGGAGCTGATACGAGTGCATATTGAAACCTGA
- the bioD gene encoding dethiobiotin synthase produces the protein MRFPAFYVTGTDTGIGKTVASTALLHALRARGQAAVGMKPVASGCERSTDGWRNEDALALQAASAPRPDYADLNPYALPLPLAPELAAAAAGVRVELGPIADAFARLRAQADVVVVEGVGGWAAPLSATLDQADLARALALPVLLVVGLRLGCLNHARLSAAAIAADGLRCIGWIGNEIDPVMQRIDANMQMLQERLPMPCWGRLPYRPHPDPAALAAALQPWPEPAG, from the coding sequence ATGCGCTTCCCCGCTTTCTACGTCACCGGCACCGATACCGGCATCGGCAAGACCGTGGCCAGCACCGCGCTGCTGCATGCGCTGCGCGCGCGCGGCCAGGCGGCGGTGGGCATGAAGCCGGTCGCCAGCGGCTGCGAGCGCAGCACGGACGGCTGGCGCAACGAGGATGCATTGGCGCTGCAGGCGGCCAGCGCGCCGCGCCCGGACTACGCCGACCTCAATCCCTATGCCTTGCCGCTGCCGCTGGCGCCGGAACTGGCCGCGGCCGCGGCCGGCGTGCGCGTGGAGCTGGGACCGATCGCGGATGCCTTCGCGCGGCTGCGTGCGCAAGCCGATGTGGTGGTGGTGGAAGGCGTCGGCGGCTGGGCGGCGCCGCTGTCGGCGACGCTGGACCAGGCCGATCTGGCGCGCGCGCTGGCGCTGCCGGTGCTGCTGGTGGTCGGGCTGCGCCTGGGCTGCCTCAACCATGCCCGGCTCAGCGCCGCGGCGATCGCCGCCGATGGCCTGCGCTGCATCGGCTGGATCGGCAACGAGATCGATCCGGTGATGCAGCGCATCGACGCCAATATGCAGATGCTGCAGGAGCGCTTGCCGATGCCGTGCTGGGGGCGGCTGCCATACCGGCCGCATCCGGATCCGGCGGCACTGGCGGCAGCGTTGCAGCCGTGGCCGGAGCCAGCAGGCTAA